The genomic window TCTGGCGGCCTTCAGGTGTCAGGCTGATCCAGATCTGCCGACGGTCGCTTTCACCCCGGATGCGTGTTGCGAAGCCGCGCCGTTCCAGTTTGTCGATCAAAGACGTCACGGTCGCCTGGCTGATCCGGGCTCGTGCCGCGATCTCCTTCGGCGTCGTTTCGCCGGCCTCCCCAATGATCTGCATCAAAACTCGTTGCGCGGCAGTCAGTCCGGTACTGCGCGACAGTGCCCGGGCATGCT from Georhizobium profundi includes these protein-coding regions:
- a CDS encoding MarR family winged helix-turn-helix transcriptional regulator, coding for MHERTHASLVALRRILKATDQHARALSRSTGLTAAQRVLMQIIGEAGETTPKEIAARARISQATVTSLIDKLERRGFATRIRGESDRRQIWISLTPEGRQTMETAPDALQELFSQRFEALENWEQAMIVSSLERVATMLNAQAIDASPLLDGAAIDR